CCACATGCTTTCCCGGGGCGCGGATTTGCGGGCTGTGCAGGAAATGCTGGGACACGAAAACCTCGAAACCACAGCCATATACACTCATGTAACCTCGGAAGACCTAAAAAAAGCCTACCGCAAAGGCCATCCCCGCGGCGGAGAATAAAAAAGCGCCCCGTTTTGGAGCGCTTGTAAGATAAAGAGGGTTTTAAGATTTAGAACAAAAAGCCCAGGCTGAACATGATGCCGTTGTGGGTGTCTTTCTTATTTCTTTCGATTATGTTGTTGTCACCGTCATAATCTGCCAAGCCAAGCTGATAGCGGGCTCCCACAAGCACTTTGTCGATTATCTGCAGGTCCAGACCAAAATCCACACCATAGTTCAGGCGGTTGATATCTTCCAATAAATCGGTCTCATCGTCAATGACAACACCTTTGAATATGTTTTTTGCAACCACGGCATAACCCACGAAGGGGCCACTGTGGGCTGAAGATTAAGACCTTTGGCTGCTCTAACGTTGTATTTCAGAAGGATGGGAACTTCCACATAGTCCATGGCGGTGGTGTTGTCAACTGTCGCAGCCTTGAAAGTAAAACCTTTCTGGCTGTAAAGAATCTCTGGCTGCACGATAAAGTTCGAGTCGGTGCTGTATTGCAGAA
This is a stretch of genomic DNA from Candidatus Cloacimonadota bacterium. It encodes these proteins:
- a CDS encoding PorT family protein; translation: LQYSTDSNFIVQPEILYSQKGFTFKAATVDNTTAMDYVEVPILLKYNVRAAKGLNLQPTVAPSWVMPWLQKTYSKVLSLTMRPIYWKISTA